Proteins from one Tsuneonella aeria genomic window:
- the prsR gene encoding PEP-CTERM-box response regulator transcription factor: MREDKPRLLVIEDDAGLQAQLKWAYDDFAVTIAGNRESALAALRSEEPGVVTLDLGLPPDPDGTSEGFAILDAIMALKPDTKVIVASGHGARESALQAIQRGAYDFYQKPVDIDALGLIVRRAFALRELEAENRRLAARVGEDKTVLGTLITAAPEMTKVARTIERVARTNVSVMLLGASGTGKELLARGVHDASDRRDGSFVALNCAAIPETLLEAELFGHERGAFTGAVRSNEGKIELAHGGTLFLDEVGDIPLPLQVKLLRFLQERTIERVGGRKAIAVDTRIVCATHQDLEAMIAAGTFREDLFYRLAEIVVKVPTLAERPGDAVLLAKAFLARLSREMNPRVKGFSADALAAIDAWHWPGNVRELENRVKRAVIMADDKLVVAQDLDLPGGADDPSGAEVLNLKGARERADRTVIRHALARSDGNISNTAKLLGISRPTLYDLLKQYDLHA; encoded by the coding sequence ATGCGCGAAGACAAGCCGCGGCTGCTGGTGATCGAGGACGACGCGGGGCTGCAGGCGCAGCTCAAGTGGGCGTACGACGATTTCGCCGTGACCATTGCCGGGAACCGGGAGAGCGCGCTGGCGGCGCTGCGAAGCGAGGAGCCGGGCGTCGTCACGCTCGACCTCGGCCTGCCGCCGGATCCCGACGGGACCAGCGAGGGGTTTGCCATCCTCGATGCGATCATGGCCCTGAAGCCGGATACGAAGGTGATCGTCGCGTCCGGACACGGCGCCCGGGAAAGCGCCCTGCAGGCGATCCAGCGCGGGGCGTACGATTTCTACCAGAAGCCGGTCGACATCGATGCTCTCGGCCTGATCGTGCGCCGCGCGTTCGCCCTGCGCGAACTCGAGGCGGAAAATCGCCGGCTCGCCGCCAGGGTGGGCGAGGACAAGACGGTGCTCGGCACGCTCATCACCGCCGCGCCCGAGATGACCAAGGTTGCCCGCACGATCGAGCGCGTGGCGCGGACGAACGTCTCGGTCATGCTGCTGGGCGCCAGCGGCACGGGGAAAGAGCTGCTGGCACGCGGCGTCCACGACGCGAGCGACCGGCGGGACGGGTCGTTCGTGGCGCTGAACTGCGCGGCCATTCCCGAAACCCTGCTGGAAGCCGAGCTGTTCGGTCACGAACGCGGTGCGTTCACCGGCGCGGTGCGGAGCAACGAGGGCAAGATCGAGCTGGCGCATGGCGGCACGCTTTTCCTCGACGAAGTGGGCGATATTCCGCTGCCCTTGCAGGTCAAGCTGCTGCGCTTTCTCCAGGAAAGGACGATCGAGCGGGTCGGCGGGCGCAAGGCCATCGCGGTCGACACGCGGATCGTGTGCGCCACGCACCAGGATCTGGAAGCGATGATCGCGGCGGGCACTTTCCGCGAAGACCTGTTCTATCGCCTGGCGGAAATCGTCGTCAAAGTCCCCACGCTGGCGGAGCGGCCGGGGGACGCGGTGCTGCTTGCCAAGGCCTTCCTCGCCCGTCTCTCGCGGGAGATGAACCCCCGGGTGAAGGGCTTCAGCGCCGATGCGCTGGCGGCCATCGACGCGTGGCACTGGCCCGGCAACGTACGCGAGCTGGAGAACCGGGTGAAGCGGGCGGTCATCATGGCCGACGACAAGCTGGTGGTCGCGCAGGATCTCGATCTGCCGGGCGGGGCGGACGATCCATCGGGCGCCGAGGTGCTCAACCTGAAGGGCGCGCGCGAACGCGCCGATCGCACGGTGATCCGCCACGCCCTGGCGCGGAGCGACGGGAACATCTCCAACACCGCCAAGCTGCTGGGGATCAGCCGTCCGACGCTCTACGATCTCCTGAAGCAGTACGATCTGCACGCCTGA
- a CDS encoding TIGR03013 family XrtA/PEP-CTERM system glycosyltransferase, whose product MIRLFKHYIPHAVMLLGLFDLVLLFGAAELAWQLRAAQIAIDPGPFVSRLGMLLGFAGVVWLAMIAVGTYGADALRSMRFAGARLLVAVSLGVIALALLDFMVPGSQFWRSTLIYSMFISIGLLVANRLLVGTVIGTAAFRRRVVVLGDGRRAQRIRLLAERPESGIAIAAFVGMNEGAPVIEEAIPRAAVQDLGRFVANMGATEVVLALEERRNALPLKDLLRIKTMGVHVNDFSSFLERETGRVDLDTLNPSWLIFSDGFSSGRAISSAAKRVFDILASGLLLILTLPVILVFAVLVKLDSKGPAFFRQSRVGLYGQTFELVKLRSMRTDAEKDGARWASRNDPRVTRLGRFIRKVRIDELPQVWTVLTGRMSFVGPRPEVPQFVADLDDKLPYYAERHMVKPGITGWAQINYPYGASVEDSRAKLEYDLYYAKNYTPFLDLLILLQTVRVILWPEGAR is encoded by the coding sequence ATGATCCGTCTTTTCAAACACTACATCCCGCACGCAGTCATGCTGCTGGGTCTGTTCGATCTGGTTCTGCTGTTCGGCGCCGCCGAGCTGGCATGGCAACTGCGCGCCGCCCAGATCGCGATCGATCCCGGTCCGTTCGTGAGCCGCCTGGGCATGTTGCTCGGTTTTGCCGGGGTCGTCTGGCTCGCGATGATCGCGGTCGGCACGTACGGTGCCGATGCCTTGCGCTCGATGCGCTTTGCCGGCGCGCGCCTTCTCGTGGCGGTGAGCCTGGGCGTCATCGCGCTGGCGCTGCTCGATTTCATGGTGCCGGGATCGCAGTTCTGGCGGTCGACCCTTATCTATTCGATGTTCATTTCGATCGGGCTGCTGGTCGCCAACCGGCTGCTGGTCGGCACGGTCATCGGCACGGCCGCGTTCCGGCGCCGGGTGGTCGTGCTGGGGGACGGGCGGCGCGCCCAGCGCATCCGGCTGCTGGCCGAACGGCCCGAAAGCGGGATCGCCATCGCCGCGTTCGTGGGCATGAACGAAGGCGCGCCGGTCATCGAGGAAGCCATTCCGCGCGCGGCGGTTCAGGACCTGGGCCGCTTCGTGGCGAACATGGGCGCCACCGAAGTCGTCCTCGCGCTGGAGGAACGGCGCAACGCGCTGCCCCTGAAGGACCTGCTGCGCATCAAGACGATGGGCGTGCACGTCAACGATTTCTCCAGCTTCCTGGAACGCGAGACGGGCCGCGTCGATCTCGACACGCTCAACCCGAGCTGGCTGATCTTTTCCGATGGCTTCTCGTCGGGCCGCGCGATCTCCAGCGCGGCGAAGCGGGTGTTCGACATCCTTGCGAGCGGGCTGCTGCTGATCCTGACGCTGCCGGTCATCCTGGTGTTCGCCGTGCTGGTGAAGCTCGACAGCAAGGGGCCGGCGTTCTTCCGCCAGAGCCGGGTGGGCCTGTACGGCCAGACGTTCGAGCTGGTGAAGCTGCGTTCCATGCGGACCGATGCGGAAAAGGACGGCGCGCGCTGGGCGTCGCGGAACGATCCGCGCGTGACCCGGCTGGGCCGCTTCATCCGCAAGGTCCGCATCGACGAACTGCCGCAGGTGTGGACCGTGCTGACCGGCCGGATGAGCTTCGTCGGGCCGCGCCCGGAAGTGCCGCAGTTCGTGGCCGATCTCGACGACAAGCTGCCCTATTACGCCGAACGGCACATGGTGAAGCCGGGGATCACCGGCTGGGCGCAGATCAACTACCCCTATGGCGCCAGTGTCGAGGATTCGCGGGCGAAGCTCGAATACGATCTCTATTACGCAAAGAACTACACACCCTTCCTCGACCTGCTGATCCTGCTGCAGACGGTGCGCGTCATTCTGTGGCCGGAAGGTGCGCGCTGA
- the prsK gene encoding XrtA/PEP-CTERM system histidine kinase PrsK has protein sequence MPADAAWSLLGFALNLAGAVACALVAALLWRRASPRSERPAAIAALLITAVWCVTAAAWGAGSTAAEIIESARNLAWVVVLYRLFGNDGRDQMLAPIRPLVMVLCLVECLLPLVTLLDARFGADKGLHAVAFSVTASLRTLVAVGALVLVHNLYAGASPVARQILRWPAAALTVFWTFQLNFYAAAWFTQSMPAEVSALRGLVPAAVASLLAVAANARAADLKLVPSRAVAFQSLSLALIGLYLAGMLLVSRWLSLLGGDLGRLTQVAFLFAAVTAAVFWLPSGKVRGWLRVNAFKHLFQHRYDYRAEWLRFTATIGRAGPDAPALPDRAAQALADITDSTGAVLLLPADDGAFTLAGSWQWPGAPAPGNACDPEFAAFLERGGMVIELDDVRAGTDRFGEAALVPGWLRDDPKAWAVIPLIHFDRLVGVAVLARPPIARRLDWEDFDLLKTVGSQLASFLAEQAGHEALVEAARFDDFNRRIAFVMHDIKNLASQMSLLARNAERHADNPEFRKDMLVTLTKSAEKLNALLARLGRYGAPSPSARLPIDLAAMAQRVAGRYAGGHPVQLTRCDPCIVLGDPDGLEQALVHLVQNAVEASAPAMPVYLDVSCDGLQGRIEIVDAGAGMTPRFVREGLFKPFVSSKTGGFGIGAFEARELVRGMGGRLDVLSREGLGTRFAIVLPLSAAAEFIAEHPRVNEVA, from the coding sequence ATGCCGGCGGACGCGGCATGGTCGCTGCTGGGGTTTGCCCTCAACCTCGCAGGCGCGGTCGCCTGCGCGCTGGTGGCGGCGCTGCTGTGGCGGCGCGCGAGCCCGCGGAGCGAACGGCCCGCGGCCATCGCGGCGCTGCTCATCACCGCGGTCTGGTGCGTGACGGCCGCGGCCTGGGGCGCTGGATCGACCGCCGCGGAAATCATCGAAAGCGCGCGCAATCTTGCCTGGGTGGTCGTGCTCTATCGCCTGTTCGGCAACGATGGCCGTGACCAGATGCTGGCGCCAATCCGCCCGCTGGTGATGGTGTTGTGCCTGGTGGAATGCCTGTTGCCGCTCGTCACCCTGCTCGACGCCCGCTTCGGTGCGGACAAGGGCCTGCACGCGGTCGCGTTCTCGGTCACGGCGTCGCTACGAACGCTGGTCGCCGTGGGCGCGCTGGTGCTGGTGCATAACCTTTATGCAGGCGCATCGCCGGTGGCGCGGCAGATCCTGCGCTGGCCCGCCGCGGCGCTGACCGTGTTCTGGACGTTCCAGCTCAATTTCTACGCGGCTGCCTGGTTCACCCAGTCGATGCCCGCGGAGGTGAGCGCGCTTCGTGGACTGGTTCCTGCTGCGGTTGCGTCGTTGCTGGCGGTGGCCGCGAACGCGCGGGCGGCGGATCTGAAGCTGGTGCCGAGCCGCGCGGTGGCGTTCCAGTCGCTGTCGCTCGCGCTCATCGGCCTGTACCTTGCCGGAATGCTGCTCGTGTCGCGCTGGCTCAGCCTGCTGGGCGGCGACCTCGGCCGGTTGACGCAAGTCGCCTTCCTGTTCGCGGCGGTGACGGCGGCGGTGTTCTGGCTGCCGTCGGGCAAGGTGCGCGGCTGGCTGCGGGTCAACGCCTTCAAGCACCTGTTCCAGCATCGTTACGATTACCGGGCGGAGTGGCTTCGCTTTACCGCGACGATCGGCCGCGCCGGCCCCGATGCGCCGGCCTTGCCCGATCGCGCGGCCCAGGCGCTGGCCGATATCACCGACAGCACGGGTGCCGTCCTGCTGCTGCCGGCCGACGACGGGGCGTTCACGCTGGCAGGATCGTGGCAGTGGCCCGGTGCGCCCGCGCCGGGGAATGCGTGCGATCCGGAATTCGCCGCGTTCCTGGAACGTGGGGGCATGGTCATCGAGCTCGACGACGTGCGCGCCGGGACCGACCGCTTCGGTGAGGCGGCACTGGTTCCCGGGTGGCTGCGCGATGATCCCAAGGCGTGGGCGGTGATCCCCCTGATCCACTTCGATCGACTGGTGGGCGTCGCGGTCCTTGCCCGGCCTCCGATCGCGCGCCGGCTGGACTGGGAGGATTTCGACCTGCTGAAGACCGTCGGCAGCCAGCTCGCCAGTTTCCTGGCGGAACAGGCCGGGCACGAAGCGCTGGTGGAGGCGGCCCGCTTCGACGACTTCAACCGCCGCATCGCGTTCGTGATGCACGACATCAAGAATCTCGCCAGCCAGATGTCGCTGCTTGCCCGCAATGCGGAGCGGCACGCGGACAACCCCGAATTCCGCAAGGATATGCTGGTGACACTGACCAAGAGCGCGGAAAAGCTGAACGCGCTGCTGGCGCGGCTCGGCCGGTACGGCGCCCCGTCGCCATCGGCCCGGCTCCCGATCGATCTGGCCGCGATGGCGCAGCGCGTGGCGGGCCGGTATGCCGGGGGCCACCCGGTGCAGTTGACGCGCTGCGATCCGTGCATCGTGCTCGGCGATCCCGATGGGTTGGAGCAGGCGCTGGTCCACCTGGTGCAGAACGCGGTGGAGGCCAGCGCGCCGGCCATGCCGGTCTATCTCGACGTGTCGTGCGACGGATTGCAGGGACGCATCGAGATCGTCGATGCGGGCGCGGGGATGACGCCCCGGTTTGTCCGCGAAGGCCTGTTCAAGCCGTTCGTATCGTCCAAGACCGGCGGGTTCGGCATCGGCGCGTTCGAGGCGCGCGAACTGGTGCGCGGCATGGGCGGGCGTCTGGATGTCCTGTCGCGGGAAGGGCTGGGCACGCGCTTCGCGATTGTCCTGCCCCTTTCGGCCGCAGCGGAATTCATCGCGGAACACCCGCGCGTGAACGAGGTCGCATGA
- a CDS encoding bile acid:sodium symporter family protein, whose protein sequence is MTRVLTVFDPMVRLLVLAILLASVLPATGGQRDIAQAVSNGAIFLLFLLNGLRLSRDQVRRGIGHWQFLLPLAIWCFGAMTLMGKGFAIAMAPVLPPMVALGFLFLGALPSTVQSATAYTSLADGNVANSVVAAALLNVMGVFLTVPIFAAMGGGSAAELGMDGLVKIVAILVVPFAIGQVLQVRLAPWIGDHRALITWMDRLSIAIAVYVAFSAAVEQGLWARVGAAEWLVLLAGVVAMLGAAFGAAWAIGRMLALDIADRIAFLFAGAHKSLAMGAPLASVLFPPAAAGMILLPLLVYHLLQLMVSAPLASRLARRPRQAPDCCG, encoded by the coding sequence ATGACACGTGTGCTGACTGTTTTCGATCCGATGGTCCGTCTGCTGGTGCTGGCGATCCTGCTGGCGAGCGTGCTGCCGGCCACCGGCGGGCAGCGCGATATCGCACAGGCCGTGTCGAACGGCGCGATCTTCCTGCTGTTCCTGCTCAACGGTCTGCGCCTTTCGCGCGACCAGGTTCGGCGCGGGATCGGGCACTGGCAGTTCCTGTTGCCGCTGGCGATCTGGTGCTTTGGTGCGATGACCCTGATGGGCAAGGGCTTCGCCATCGCGATGGCGCCCGTGTTGCCGCCGATGGTGGCGCTGGGTTTCCTGTTCCTGGGCGCGCTTCCCTCCACCGTGCAGTCCGCCACCGCGTACACGTCCCTGGCGGATGGAAACGTGGCGAATTCGGTGGTGGCGGCCGCGCTCCTCAACGTGATGGGCGTGTTCCTGACCGTGCCGATCTTCGCGGCCATGGGCGGGGGCAGCGCGGCGGAACTCGGCATGGACGGCCTCGTGAAGATCGTCGCGATTCTGGTGGTGCCCTTCGCGATCGGGCAGGTGCTGCAGGTGCGCCTTGCCCCGTGGATCGGCGACCACCGGGCGCTCATCACCTGGATGGACCGACTGTCTATCGCCATCGCCGTTTACGTCGCGTTTTCCGCGGCCGTCGAACAGGGGCTGTGGGCGCGGGTCGGGGCGGCGGAATGGCTGGTCCTGCTGGCCGGCGTCGTCGCCATGCTGGGCGCGGCATTCGGCGCTGCCTGGGCGATCGGCCGGATGCTTGCCCTCGATATCGCGGACCGGATCGCGTTCCTGTTCGCCGGGGCGCACAAGAGCCTGGCGATGGGCGCGCCGCTGGCGTCGGTGCTGTTCCCGCCCGCGGCTGCCGGCATGATCCTGTTGCCGCTGCTGGTCTATCACCTGCTGCAGCTGATGGTGAGCGCGCCGCTGGCTAGTCGCCTCGCACGGCGTCCTCGACAGGCTCCGGATTGTTGCGGTTGA
- a CDS encoding amino acid permease, whose product MLLDRIKPLDAILATAQKKSLHRSLGAVQLTLFGIGCIIGTGIFVLTAAGAQKAGPGLMLAFIIAGAVCIVAALCYAEIAAMIPVAGSAYTYSYATMGEFLAWTVGWALVLEYAIAASAVSVGWSGYFTGTILNEFFGVQLPAWLSAGPLALGGAAGGFINLPALIIALLVTWLLMIGTTESARVNAVLVAIKITALTIFIALTLTSAYFDPDKFNPFLPAGLFGGFGSGVGAVGAAATIFFAYVGFDAVSTAAEETRNPQRNVPIGLVGSLLICTIFYILVAAGAVGTIGGQPIMGPNGVPFPAGSEELARQCAMAAHADALVCSNEALAHVLRQIGFSGIGNMLGIAAFLALPSVILILLFGQTRIFFVMARDGLLPEKLSAVHPKWKTPYIVTGITGAIVAVAAAFLPVGQLADIANAGTLYAFFMVAIAVMLLRKQAPDRKRPFRVPGLAIVGPLTIAGCLFLFLNLPLEAMLVLPVWTVIGFAVYFGYSRRNSLLGRGIVEVVDDIGGQEHSFPIDVPEDAR is encoded by the coding sequence ATGTTACTCGACCGGATTAAGCCGCTCGACGCCATCTTGGCGACGGCGCAGAAGAAGTCACTCCATCGTTCGCTCGGCGCCGTGCAGCTCACCCTGTTCGGGATCGGCTGCATCATCGGCACGGGCATTTTCGTGCTGACCGCCGCGGGCGCGCAGAAGGCCGGCCCCGGCCTGATGCTGGCGTTCATCATCGCCGGCGCGGTCTGCATCGTTGCCGCGCTCTGCTATGCGGAGATCGCCGCGATGATCCCCGTCGCGGGTTCGGCCTACACCTACAGCTACGCCACCATGGGGGAATTCCTGGCCTGGACGGTCGGCTGGGCCCTCGTCCTCGAATACGCGATCGCGGCCTCGGCCGTTTCGGTGGGGTGGTCAGGGTATTTCACCGGGACCATCTTGAACGAATTCTTCGGCGTGCAGTTACCTGCCTGGCTGAGCGCCGGGCCGCTCGCGCTGGGCGGCGCGGCGGGCGGTTTCATCAACCTCCCGGCGCTTATCATCGCCTTGCTGGTGACCTGGCTGCTGATGATCGGCACGACCGAAAGCGCGCGGGTCAACGCGGTGCTGGTGGCGATCAAGATCACCGCGCTGACGATCTTCATCGCGCTGACGCTGACCAGCGCATATTTCGATCCCGACAAGTTCAACCCGTTCCTGCCGGCCGGCCTGTTCGGCGGGTTCGGTTCCGGGGTTGGCGCAGTCGGTGCGGCGGCGACGATCTTCTTCGCATACGTCGGGTTCGACGCGGTTTCGACGGCGGCGGAGGAAACCCGCAACCCGCAGCGTAACGTGCCCATCGGGCTTGTCGGGTCGCTGCTCATCTGCACGATCTTCTACATCCTGGTCGCGGCCGGCGCGGTCGGCACCATCGGCGGCCAGCCGATCATGGGGCCGAACGGCGTCCCGTTCCCCGCCGGTTCGGAAGAGCTTGCCCGCCAGTGCGCGATGGCGGCCCATGCCGATGCGCTGGTCTGTTCCAACGAGGCGCTGGCGCATGTGCTGCGGCAGATCGGTTTCTCGGGCATCGGCAACATGCTGGGCATCGCGGCGTTCCTGGCGCTGCCTTCGGTGATCCTGATCCTGCTGTTCGGCCAGACGCGCATCTTCTTCGTGATGGCGCGCGACGGGCTGCTGCCGGAGAAGCTTTCCGCGGTGCACCCGAAGTGGAAGACCCCCTATATCGTGACCGGCATCACCGGCGCGATCGTGGCGGTTGCCGCGGCGTTCCTGCCGGTCGGCCAGCTTGCGGACATCGCGAACGCGGGCACGCTCTATGCGTTCTTCATGGTCGCCATCGCGGTCATGCTGCTGCGCAAGCAGGCGCCCGACCGCAAGCGTCCGTTCCGGGTGCCCGGCCTGGCGATCGTCGGCCCGCTGACGATTGCCGGCTGCCTGTTCCTGTTCCTCAACCTGCCGCTGGAAGCGATGCTGGTGCTGCCGGTGTGGACGGTTATCGGGTTCGCGGTCTATTTCGGCTACAGCCGCCGGAACAGCCTGCTGGGCCGCGGTATCGTGGAAGTGGTGGACGATATCGGCGGGCAGGAACATTCCTTCCCGATCGATGTCCCCGAGGACGCCCGCTAA
- the panB gene encoding 3-methyl-2-oxobutanoate hydroxymethyltransferase codes for MSTTFQLDTATSRATPTPQPMRRLTVPAIKGRKAGGQTRDPLVMLTAYTARQAQLLDTHCDMLLVGDSLGQVIYGLPSTLQVTLEMMIAHGAAVVRGSYHSLVVVDMPFGAYEASPQKAFDSASRIMAETGAAGVKLEGGAAMAETIAFLSQRGIPVMAHVGLTPQAVNALGGYGARGRSQEEHARIVSDGKAVQEAGAFAVVAEGVVEPIAVALTQSLEIPVIGIGASAECDGQVLVTEDMLGMFERVPRFVKRYEDLASVISKAAETYAAEVRSRTFPTRDQTYQPR; via the coding sequence ATGTCCACCACGTTCCAGCTCGACACCGCGACCAGCCGCGCGACGCCCACCCCGCAGCCGATGCGGCGGCTGACCGTGCCGGCGATCAAGGGTCGCAAGGCGGGCGGCCAGACGCGCGATCCGCTGGTCATGCTCACCGCGTACACCGCGCGCCAGGCGCAGCTTCTCGACACGCATTGCGACATGCTGCTGGTGGGCGATTCCCTCGGCCAGGTCATCTACGGCCTGCCGTCCACGCTCCAGGTCACGCTGGAGATGATGATCGCGCACGGCGCCGCCGTCGTTCGCGGCAGCTACCACAGCCTCGTTGTCGTCGACATGCCGTTCGGCGCATACGAAGCCAGCCCGCAGAAAGCGTTCGACAGCGCGAGCCGGATCATGGCGGAAACGGGCGCCGCAGGCGTCAAGCTGGAAGGCGGCGCGGCGATGGCCGAAACGATCGCCTTCCTGTCGCAGCGCGGCATTCCGGTCATGGCCCACGTCGGCCTGACACCCCAGGCGGTCAACGCGCTCGGCGGCTATGGCGCGCGCGGCCGCAGCCAGGAAGAACACGCCAGGATCGTATCCGATGGCAAGGCCGTGCAGGAAGCGGGCGCGTTCGCCGTCGTCGCCGAAGGTGTCGTGGAACCCATCGCGGTCGCCCTGACGCAGAGCCTGGAGATTCCCGTGATCGGCATCGGCGCGTCGGCGGAATGTGACGGCCAGGTTCTCGTCACCGAAGACATGCTCGGCATGTTCGAGCGCGTGCCGCGTTTCGTCAAGCGGTACGAAGACCTCGCCTCTGTCATTTCGAAAGCCGCCGAAACATATGCCGCCGAAGTGCGTTCGCGCACATTCCCCACCCGCGACCAGACATACCAGCCGCGGTAA
- a CDS encoding DUF475 domain-containing protein — protein MDTLKRFYTLSLIFTIVCLGLGAWYGLSSTGSVGGMLQLLWIVVVLSVLEISLSFDNAVVNASVLKDMDRTWQRRFLTWGILFAVFGMRIVFPLAIVAIAAGLGPVQAVNLSLNDPLEYERIVSSAHVGIAGFGGAFLAMVGLKFFFDGEKDVHWIGSVERFLGKFSALPAAEIALLLLTLWGISLVLPDADALTFLVAGILGLVTFIAVEGISTLLELSEEKQRLAGAAVRSGLGGFLYLNILDASFSFDGVIGAFALSNNMIVIALGLSIGAMFVRSMTIHLVEQGTLAQYRYLEHGAFWAIIVLGGIMLLSARWHIPETITGLIGAILIGLSLWWSVRFNRNNPEPVEDAVRGD, from the coding sequence ATGGACACGCTCAAGCGCTTCTACACACTCTCGCTCATCTTCACGATCGTCTGCCTGGGCCTTGGCGCATGGTACGGGTTATCGAGCACCGGCAGCGTCGGGGGCATGCTCCAGTTGCTGTGGATCGTCGTCGTGCTCTCCGTCCTCGAGATTTCGCTGAGCTTCGATAACGCCGTGGTCAACGCGTCGGTTTTGAAGGACATGGACCGCACCTGGCAGCGGCGCTTCCTCACCTGGGGTATCCTGTTCGCAGTGTTCGGGATGCGGATCGTGTTCCCGCTCGCCATCGTGGCGATCGCGGCCGGGCTCGGACCGGTGCAGGCCGTGAACCTGTCGCTCAACGATCCGCTCGAATACGAACGCATCGTGTCGAGCGCGCATGTCGGTATCGCCGGTTTCGGCGGCGCGTTCCTGGCGATGGTCGGCCTCAAGTTCTTCTTCGATGGCGAGAAAGACGTTCACTGGATCGGTTCGGTCGAGCGGTTCCTCGGCAAATTCTCCGCCCTTCCCGCGGCGGAGATCGCGCTGCTGCTCCTGACCCTGTGGGGCATTTCGCTGGTGCTGCCGGATGCGGACGCGCTGACATTCCTGGTCGCCGGCATCCTTGGCCTTGTCACGTTCATCGCGGTCGAGGGGATCAGCACGCTGCTGGAACTGAGCGAGGAGAAGCAGCGCCTTGCCGGTGCGGCGGTGCGCAGCGGACTGGGCGGGTTCCTTTACCTCAATATCCTCGACGCCAGCTTCAGCTTCGATGGCGTGATCGGCGCGTTCGCACTGTCCAACAACATGATCGTCATCGCGCTCGGCCTGTCGATCGGGGCGATGTTCGTCCGCTCCATGACGATCCACCTCGTCGAACAGGGCACGCTCGCCCAGTATCGCTATCTCGAACACGGCGCATTCTGGGCGATCATCGTGCTCGGCGGCATCATGCTGCTGTCGGCGCGCTGGCACATCCCGGAAACGATCACGGGCCTCATCGGCGCGATCCTGATCGGTCTGTCGCTGTGGTGGTCGGTGCGGTTCAACCGCAACAATCCGGAGCCTGTCGAGGACGCCGTGCGAGGCGACTAG
- a CDS encoding pyridoxamine 5'-phosphate oxidase family protein, whose amino-acid sequence MKYDQGNADELKEKFWRNFADSPFVFVSLQSTANDALVMTAQLDKDANSAIWFFTNRDGHLSEMGPATCTFAGKGHDLFARFEGVLSEETSRERLDKQWSNFVEAWFPGGKDDPNLLMLRMDLGQAEIWDSDLGVITTAKMALGMDVRGDTAGTHTETAL is encoded by the coding sequence ATGAAATATGATCAAGGCAATGCCGACGAATTGAAGGAAAAGTTCTGGCGCAATTTCGCCGACTCGCCATTCGTGTTCGTTTCCTTGCAGAGCACGGCCAACGATGCCCTCGTGATGACGGCCCAGCTCGACAAGGATGCCAACAGCGCAATCTGGTTCTTCACCAACCGCGACGGTCACCTTTCCGAAATGGGGCCCGCCACCTGCACGTTCGCTGGCAAGGGACACGACCTGTTCGCCCGCTTCGAAGGGGTGCTGAGCGAAGAAACCAGCCGCGAACGGCTGGACAAGCAGTGGTCGAATTTTGTCGAGGCATGGTTCCCGGGCGGGAAGGACGATCCCAACCTGCTGATGCTCCGGATGGACCTGGGCCAGGCCGAGATCTGGGACAGCGACCTTGGCGTCATCACTACCGCCAAGATGGCGCTCGGCATGGATGTCCGCGGCGACACGGCGGGCACGCACACCGAAACCGCGCTCTGA